In Nitrospira sp., one genomic interval encodes:
- a CDS encoding methyltransferase domain-containing protein has product MEYVFQTVEERRELERLHLIERMFDPGTQRRMLATGLTTGWHCLEVGAGAGSIVRWLQQRVGPSGRVVAVDTNPRFLRGGVDSAVEIVSGDICEVDLQPAAFDLVHARYVLIHVADYQKAFERMLRCVKPGGWVMVEEPDFQAARAVTGSDEARGSFARVSAAIEQMFLTLGMDHALGAKLPVLFQRHDLSQLTVEHEGHLSSGGQPVAQVMKLSAEQLRDKYLATGRVTGEDIDRYCRCADDPEVWSIYYATVAVTGWWQPQCGGMS; this is encoded by the coding sequence ATGGAATATGTGTTTCAGACGGTTGAGGAACGGCGTGAGTTGGAACGGTTGCACCTGATCGAACGGATGTTCGATCCCGGCACCCAGCGCCGGATGCTGGCGACCGGTCTCACGACGGGATGGCATTGCCTGGAGGTCGGGGCAGGCGCCGGGTCCATCGTCCGGTGGTTGCAGCAGCGGGTAGGGCCTTCGGGGCGAGTGGTGGCGGTGGACACGAACCCGCGGTTTTTGCGGGGCGGCGTCGATTCGGCCGTGGAGATTGTATCGGGGGACATCTGTGAGGTCGATCTCCAACCGGCCGCGTTCGACCTCGTGCATGCCCGTTATGTGCTGATCCACGTCGCGGACTACCAAAAGGCCTTCGAACGGATGTTGCGCTGCGTCAAGCCCGGAGGGTGGGTCATGGTCGAGGAGCCGGATTTTCAGGCCGCCCGGGCGGTGACGGGGTCCGACGAGGCTCGGGGCAGCTTCGCGCGGGTGAGCGCCGCCATCGAACAGATGTTTCTCACGCTCGGTATGGACCATGCGCTGGGAGCCAAGCTGCCGGTCCTATTTCAGCGGCATGATCTGAGCCAGCTGACGGTGGAGCATGAGGGGCACCTGTCGTCAGGCGGCCAACCGGTCGCCCAGGTCATGAAGTTGTCGGCCGAACAATTGCGGGACAAGTACCTGGCGACGGGACGGGTCACGGGAGAGGACATCGACCGGTATTGCCGCTGTGCGGACGATCCGGAGGTCTGGTCCATCTATTACGCGACCGTGGCGGTTACCGGGTGGTGGCAGCCGCAATGCGGCGGAATGTCGTGA
- a CDS encoding LOG family protein gives MRYVVGVMGPAKARKKDIENARVLGELIARREWVVLTGGRDVGVMDAACQGAKRVPGSLTIGVLPSARERVSKYVDLAIITDMGNARNNVNVMSSHVVVACGLMGAGTVSEVALALKAGKPVIVVGATPVEEKFFKKLGRRLIAAVETPEEAITLMMRQFEQQQPDLVQGARAWGGV, from the coding sequence ATGCGCTATGTGGTAGGGGTGATGGGGCCGGCCAAGGCCAGGAAAAAGGATATCGAGAACGCCCGCGTTCTCGGTGAATTGATTGCGCGGCGGGAGTGGGTGGTGCTCACTGGCGGCCGCGACGTGGGGGTCATGGATGCAGCTTGCCAGGGGGCCAAGCGAGTGCCAGGCAGCCTGACGATCGGCGTGTTGCCGTCGGCGCGGGAGCGCGTCTCCAAGTACGTCGATTTAGCCATCATTACGGACATGGGCAACGCGCGGAATAATGTGAACGTCATGTCGAGCCACGTGGTGGTGGCCTGCGGACTGATGGGCGCCGGCACCGTGTCGGAAGTGGCGCTGGCCCTCAAGGCGGGCAAACCGGTGATTGTGGTCGGCGCCACGCCGGTGGAAGAGAAGTTCTTCAAGAAGTTGGGACGGCGGTTGATTGCCGCCGTGGAGACTCCGGAAGAGGCGATCACCCTCATGATGAGACAGTTCGAGCAACAGCAGCCCGATCTCGTGCAGGGGGCGCGGGCTTGGGGCGGCGTGTAG
- the msrA gene encoding peptide-methionine (S)-S-oxide reductase MsrA has protein sequence MDNLQRTVRNLLLVLALLVTGGLLVQGQAAEPSGLAKAYFAGGCFWCMEEVFENVAGVTAVTSGFMGGKVERPTYEEVSTGGTGHAESVEVLYDPAKVSYATLLGAFWRNVDPVTPNAQFCDRGNQYRAAIFYLTDEQQRLAEDSKRVLEDSHRFTKPIVTEIVKATQFYPAEEHHQDFYKKNPIRYKFYKYNCGRADRLEELWGAP, from the coding sequence ATGGACAACCTACAACGAACCGTCAGGAATCTACTGCTGGTCCTGGCGCTCTTAGTGACCGGAGGATTGCTCGTCCAGGGACAGGCAGCCGAGCCGTCCGGCCTTGCCAAGGCCTATTTCGCCGGGGGCTGCTTCTGGTGCATGGAGGAAGTGTTTGAAAATGTGGCCGGCGTCACAGCTGTGACCAGTGGGTTCATGGGAGGGAAGGTCGAACGCCCCACCTACGAGGAGGTGTCGACAGGCGGCACCGGCCATGCCGAATCGGTCGAGGTGCTCTACGATCCGGCCAAAGTCAGCTACGCCACGCTCCTGGGCGCCTTCTGGCGCAACGTGGACCCCGTGACCCCGAATGCCCAGTTCTGCGACCGGGGCAACCAGTATCGCGCGGCCATTTTTTACCTCACCGATGAGCAGCAACGGTTGGCGGAGGATTCCAAGCGTGTGTTGGAGGACTCGCACCGTTTCACGAAACCGATCGTGACGGAGATCGTGAAAGCGACCCAGTTTTATCCGGCTGAAGAGCATCATCAGGATTTTTATAAAAAGAACCCGATCCGATACAAATTCTACAAATACAACTGCGGACGAGCCGATCGGTTGGAGGAGCTGTGGGGTGCACCATAG
- a CDS encoding lytic transglycosylase domain-containing protein, protein MAHPDWNVRWTPLARALCPILVVGSLLLVMSPEQGWTPGLSHDEDEAPDRQPSIAALIALHATHYALDPALLKAIIQVESNFNPQAVSPKGAIGLMQLMPLTASALDVLDPFDPNDNIRAGAALLRRLLDRFGGDLSLALAAYHVGEARVSRAVGLSSLSSTRLYVERVLTHYHRFVADAR, encoded by the coding sequence ATGGCACACCCCGACTGGAACGTCCGCTGGACTCCGCTGGCCCGTGCACTCTGTCCGATCCTGGTGGTGGGGAGCCTGCTCCTCGTCATGTCGCCTGAGCAGGGCTGGACGCCGGGCCTCAGCCATGATGAAGACGAAGCGCCCGATAGGCAGCCCTCCATCGCCGCGCTCATTGCACTCCATGCGACGCACTATGCGTTGGATCCGGCCCTTTTGAAGGCAATCATCCAGGTCGAATCGAATTTCAATCCGCAGGCCGTGTCCCCGAAAGGCGCGATCGGCTTGATGCAACTCATGCCGCTGACGGCCTCGGCGCTGGACGTGTTGGACCCGTTCGATCCCAACGACAACATTCGCGCCGGTGCCGCGCTGTTGCGACGGTTGCTCGATCGATTCGGCGGGGATCTTTCGCTGGCATTGGCGGCCTACCATGTCGGAGAAGCGCGGGTCAGCCGGGCCGTCGGTCTCTCTTCCCTGTCCAGTACCAGGCTGTACGTCGAGCGGGTGCTCACCCATTACCATCGATTCGTCGCCGATGCTCGGTGA
- a CDS encoding pyridoxal phosphate-dependent aminotransferase translates to MRTGNQRMEQMAQSEIRAMTQACARVNGINMAQGVCDTGVPSPVAQAAQRAIDLGVNIYTRYDGLPELRQAIAKKLASYNQLTVDPEQEVTVSAGATGSFHCACLALLSPGDEVIVFEPYYAYHISALVAVEAVPRVVRMHPPDWSVSRDELQQAITGRTKAIILNSPGNPSGKVFTREELEWVAALARRHDLFVFTDEIYEYFLFDARRHISIATLPDMAERTITIGGYSKTFSITGWRIGYSAAHAKWAQLIGAMNDLLYVCAPAPLQYGVARGIEELPTSFYLELAREYQQKRDRFCGALAKAGLTPSVPEGAYYVLADISRLPGSTGKERAMYLLEQTGVAGVPGEAFFSSSDGHRFMRFCFAKTDGDLAEACERLTRLAL, encoded by the coding sequence ATGCGGACCGGTAACCAGCGCATGGAGCAGATGGCCCAATCCGAGATTCGTGCGATGACGCAGGCTTGCGCACGGGTCAACGGCATTAACATGGCGCAGGGGGTCTGTGATACGGGGGTGCCGTCGCCGGTGGCCCAAGCCGCGCAACGAGCCATCGACCTGGGGGTCAATATTTATACTCGATACGACGGGTTGCCGGAGTTGCGGCAGGCCATCGCGAAGAAGCTGGCTTCTTACAATCAACTCACGGTCGACCCCGAGCAGGAGGTGACCGTCAGCGCCGGCGCCACGGGGTCCTTTCACTGTGCCTGCCTGGCCTTGCTGAGCCCCGGCGATGAAGTCATCGTGTTTGAACCGTACTACGCCTACCACATCAGCGCGCTCGTAGCGGTGGAGGCTGTGCCGCGAGTCGTCCGGATGCATCCTCCGGACTGGAGCGTGTCGCGTGACGAGCTGCAGCAGGCGATCACGGGGCGCACCAAGGCGATCATCCTCAATTCGCCCGGCAATCCGTCCGGTAAGGTCTTCACGCGCGAGGAACTCGAATGGGTGGCCGCCCTCGCCCGCCGGCACGATCTCTTCGTCTTCACCGACGAGATCTACGAGTACTTCTTGTTCGATGCACGACGGCACATCAGCATCGCCACGTTGCCGGATATGGCGGAGCGGACCATCACCATCGGCGGCTATTCGAAGACCTTCAGCATCACAGGCTGGCGAATCGGCTACAGCGCCGCCCATGCCAAATGGGCGCAGCTTATCGGGGCCATGAACGACCTGTTGTATGTCTGCGCGCCGGCGCCGTTGCAGTATGGGGTGGCGCGAGGGATCGAAGAGTTGCCGACCTCCTTTTACCTCGAGCTTGCGCGTGAGTATCAGCAGAAGCGGGATCGTTTCTGCGGGGCTTTGGCAAAGGCGGGCCTCACGCCGTCGGTGCCGGAGGGGGCCTATTATGTACTGGCGGATATTTCCCGTCTGCCTGGCTCGACCGGCAAGGAACGGGCAATGTACCTGTTGGAGCAGACGGGGGTAGCAGGCGTGCCTGGAGAAGCCTTCTTCAGCAGCTCGGACGGGCACCGCTTCATGCGATTCTGTTTCGCCAAGACCGACGGCGATCTTGCCGAGGCCTGTGAGCGGCTCACTCGTCTTGCCTTGTGA
- a CDS encoding NAD(P)-dependent oxidoreductase — MHIALLGTGLLGHAVAKRLHVVGHKVSAYNRSPEKMGALAQAGIRITSQAAEAMATAEAVLLLLSDTSAIQAVIFGPEESRAIRGRTIIQMGTIGPQESQALQQAVERLGGRYMEAPVLGSIAEALAGHLLIMVGSTTELFIEQEALLRSLGSDVRLIGPVGTAAQLKLALNQLIAAEITAFALSLGLVRQAGITVEDFMALLRKSALYAPMFDKKLPRLTDRNYDRPNFSTRHLLKDVNLVLDAATQAGLAAGGLEEIRSLLQDTIDLGLGEMDYSAVYERIDPAGQA, encoded by the coding sequence ATGCACATCGCTCTGTTGGGGACAGGATTGTTGGGGCACGCTGTGGCGAAACGATTACACGTCGTCGGCCACAAGGTAAGCGCCTATAACCGTTCTCCTGAAAAGATGGGGGCGCTTGCGCAGGCCGGAATCCGCATCACCTCCCAGGCCGCCGAAGCCATGGCCACCGCAGAGGCGGTCCTGCTCCTGCTTTCGGATACATCGGCCATTCAGGCGGTCATCTTCGGTCCCGAAGAGAGCCGAGCCATCCGAGGGCGCACCATCATCCAGATGGGCACGATTGGGCCGCAGGAGAGCCAGGCTCTCCAGCAGGCCGTCGAACGTTTGGGAGGTCGCTACATGGAGGCGCCTGTCCTTGGGAGTATTGCGGAGGCGCTGGCCGGTCATCTGCTCATCATGGTCGGATCGACGACGGAGTTATTTATCGAACAGGAAGCGCTCTTGCGCAGCTTGGGGTCCGACGTGCGCTTAATCGGCCCGGTCGGAACCGCGGCCCAGCTGAAGCTTGCGCTGAATCAGCTCATTGCCGCAGAGATCACCGCCTTTGCCCTCAGTCTGGGCCTGGTGCGGCAAGCGGGCATCACGGTGGAGGATTTTATGGCACTGCTCCGCAAGAGCGCCCTCTATGCTCCGATGTTCGACAAGAAGCTCCCGCGGCTGACGGACCGAAACTATGACCGGCCGAACTTCTCGACACGCCACCTGCTCAAAGACGTGAACTTGGTCCTCGATGCCGCAACACAGGCCGGCCTGGCAGCGGGGGGGCTCGAGGAGATCCGCAGCCTGCTCCAGGACACGATCGATCTGGGGTTGGGGGAAATGGACTACTCGGCGGTCTATGAGAGGATCGATCCCGCCGGGCAGGCGTAA
- a CDS encoding 3'(2'),5'-bisphosphate nucleotidase CysQ: MERELATLADIMIRAGQEALRLAVEGFDTYTKADRSPVTSADLAVNQMLRDHLSAAFPDDGWLSEETADSPDRLSRPRVWIVDPIDGTRAFVRGVPEFCLSAALVEKGRPIVAAIFNPSTGELFSAIRNQGLRMERKAPPTQPPFSVAERPVALVNPWEHRAGHLRSLEPHMRCRPIGSIAYALALVASEQADAAVMLQGGNEWDIAAGILLVEEGGGSATTPAGEPFAFNRTDPRLQGTVAIGAKTPEAARTQLLRLGRRASAGPASSR, translated from the coding sequence ATGGAACGAGAACTGGCCACTCTAGCCGATATCATGATTCGAGCCGGGCAGGAAGCGCTTCGGCTGGCAGTGGAAGGATTTGACACCTACACGAAGGCGGACCGCTCACCGGTCACCTCGGCCGATCTGGCCGTGAACCAGATGTTGCGCGACCACCTGTCGGCCGCCTTTCCGGATGATGGTTGGTTGTCGGAGGAAACGGCGGATAGTCCAGACCGCCTCTCTCGACCCCGCGTGTGGATCGTGGATCCGATCGACGGTACCAGGGCGTTCGTGCGAGGGGTCCCGGAGTTCTGTCTATCGGCCGCCCTCGTGGAGAAAGGACGGCCGATCGTCGCCGCCATCTTCAACCCCTCCACCGGCGAGTTGTTTTCGGCCATCCGCAATCAAGGCCTCCGCATGGAACGCAAGGCCCCGCCCACTCAACCGCCATTTTCAGTGGCCGAACGCCCGGTGGCGCTGGTCAATCCCTGGGAACATCGAGCCGGACACCTTCGCTCCCTGGAACCACACATGCGTTGTCGTCCGATCGGTTCGATCGCCTACGCCCTCGCATTGGTCGCGTCGGAACAGGCCGACGCAGCGGTGATGCTTCAAGGGGGTAACGAATGGGATATCGCCGCCGGCATCCTGCTCGTTGAAGAAGGCGGCGGCAGTGCAACGACCCCGGCAGGTGAGCCGTTTGCCTTCAATCGGACCGACCCACGCCTGCAGGGGACCGTGGCGATCGGCGCAAAGACACCGGAGGCCGCTCGCACCCAGCTGCTCCGCCTCGGGCGCAGAGCCTCCGCCGGACCTGCCTCCTCCCGCTGA
- the corA gene encoding magnesium/cobalt transporter CorA, whose translation MKLVHKHSRKAGLPPGTLVHIGEKKSETVKITVYEYGEGQFHERSVAKPEEVILVGEPTVRWVDIGGIHKMEVLEAFGKLFGLHPLLLEDIANTDQRPKLDDYGTYGYVVLKMLYEGRREGDINVEQVSLVFGENFLLSFQENGGDVFQGVKERLRNGKGRLRHAGADYLLYALMDSIVDRYFVVLEHLGEKIEALQDRCVTNPGPETLRDIHTLKRQLLFLRRSVWPLREVMNNLSRSDGQFLQGSTKVFFRDVYDHIIQIGDTIETLREMVSSMMEVYLSSVSYRLNTVMKVLTIITTIFMPLSFIASIYGMNFEHMPELKSPWGYPAVLGVMAVTGTAMLYFFKQKDWL comes from the coding sequence ATGAAGCTCGTCCATAAACATTCCCGCAAGGCGGGACTGCCCCCCGGTACGCTGGTCCATATCGGAGAAAAGAAATCCGAGACGGTCAAGATTACCGTGTATGAGTATGGGGAAGGCCAGTTCCACGAACGGTCCGTCGCGAAACCGGAAGAGGTGATCCTGGTGGGGGAACCGACCGTCCGGTGGGTGGACATCGGCGGCATCCACAAGATGGAGGTCCTGGAGGCCTTTGGAAAACTGTTCGGGCTCCATCCACTCTTACTGGAAGACATCGCGAATACGGATCAGCGGCCCAAACTCGACGATTACGGCACCTATGGCTATGTCGTGCTGAAGATGCTCTACGAAGGGCGGCGCGAGGGCGATATCAACGTCGAGCAGGTCAGCCTGGTGTTCGGGGAGAATTTCCTTCTGTCATTTCAAGAGAACGGCGGCGATGTGTTTCAAGGAGTCAAGGAGCGTCTGCGGAATGGCAAGGGACGCCTGCGGCATGCCGGCGCCGACTATCTGCTCTATGCCTTGATGGACTCGATCGTCGATCGATACTTCGTGGTGCTGGAACACTTGGGGGAGAAAATCGAAGCGTTGCAGGATCGCTGTGTCACCAATCCAGGCCCGGAGACATTGCGGGATATCCACACGCTCAAGCGACAGCTGCTGTTCCTGCGCCGCTCCGTCTGGCCCCTCCGCGAGGTGATGAACAACCTCTCGCGGTCGGATGGCCAATTTCTCCAGGGATCGACGAAGGTATTCTTTCGCGATGTGTACGACCACATCATCCAGATCGGAGACACCATCGAAACCCTGCGCGAAATGGTGTCCTCGATGATGGAGGTCTACCTGTCGAGCGTGAGTTATCGCTTGAATACGGTCATGAAGGTCCTGACGATCATTACCACGATCTTCATGCCGTTGAGTTTCATCGCCAGCATTTACGGGATGAATTTTGAGCACATGCCGGAACTGAAATCGCCCTGGGGGTACCCGGCGGTGCTGGGTGTCATGGCCGTGACTGGAACGGCCATGCTGTATTTTTTCAAACAGAAGGATTGGTTGTAG
- the leuD gene encoding 3-isopropylmalate dehydratase small subunit, with product MQAFTTLTGLVAPLDRLNVDTDQIIPKQFLKTIQRTGLREGLFYDWRRLKDGSPDPSFFLNQPRYQHATILLTRDNFGCGSSREHAPWALLDQGFRCVLAPSFADIFYNNCFQNGILPVVLAGVEIQALFEGVAAQEGYRLTVDLAAQRVTTPDGTSYPFAIDPFRKDCLYRGLDAIGLTLQHADAIAAYERRRRADAPWLFPDATQE from the coding sequence ATGCAAGCCTTCACCACACTCACAGGCCTCGTGGCCCCCCTCGATCGGCTCAATGTCGACACCGATCAAATCATTCCCAAACAGTTCTTGAAGACCATCCAGCGGACCGGGTTACGCGAAGGATTGTTCTACGACTGGCGCCGCCTGAAGGATGGATCACCGGATCCGAGTTTCTTTCTCAACCAGCCCCGCTACCAACACGCTACCATCCTGTTGACAAGGGATAACTTCGGATGCGGCTCGTCGCGTGAACATGCGCCCTGGGCCCTGTTGGACCAAGGATTCCGTTGCGTGCTCGCGCCCAGCTTTGCCGACATTTTCTACAACAATTGTTTTCAGAACGGCATTCTGCCGGTGGTGTTGGCGGGGGTCGAAATTCAAGCCCTGTTCGAGGGAGTCGCCGCCCAGGAAGGGTATCGCCTCACGGTGGACCTCGCCGCCCAACGGGTCACCACCCCGGACGGCACGTCCTATCCCTTCGCCATCGATCCCTTCCGAAAAGATTGTCTCTATCGCGGCCTGGACGCCATTGGCCTGACGCTCCAACATGCCGATGCCATCGCCGCCTATGAGCGGCGCCGCCGTGCCGACGCCCCCTGGCTGTTTCCAGACGCCACCCAAGAATAG
- the leuC gene encoding 3-isopropylmalate dehydratase large subunit, with amino-acid sequence MAAHTLFEKIWDEHVVRAEADGTTLLYIDRHLVHEVTSPQAFEGLRVAGRTPRRAAAALAVPDHNVPTTDRRLAIADPISAKQIQTLEDNCAAFGITLFGMNDIRQGVVHVIGPEQGFTLPGMTIVCGDSHTSTHGAFGALAFGIGTSEVEHVLATQCLVQKRPKTMEVRVEGRLSPRCSAKDVILAIIGKIGTAGGTGYVIEYTGSTIRSLSMEGRMTLCNMSIEGGARAGMVAPDETTFAYIKGRPMAPKGALWDQAVAAWRRLTTDPGARYDAIVELKAESIAPQVTWGTSPGMVTGVDGTVPDPRTMDDAKLRQATERALEYMALTPGMPIRDIKIDRVFIGSCTNSRIEDLRLAASFAKGKKVAGTVHAMVVPGSGLVKQQAEQEGLDRIFKESGFEWREAGCSMCLAMNADVLQPGERCASTSNRNFEGRQGAGGRTHLVSPAMAVAAAIEGHFVDIRHWS; translated from the coding sequence ATGGCCGCGCACACATTATTCGAAAAAATCTGGGACGAGCACGTGGTGCGGGCTGAAGCCGACGGCACCACCCTGCTCTATATCGATCGGCACCTGGTGCACGAAGTGACCTCACCGCAAGCGTTCGAAGGATTGAGGGTCGCGGGGCGGACGCCGCGCCGGGCCGCCGCCGCGCTGGCAGTGCCCGACCACAACGTTCCGACCACGGATCGTCGTCTCGCCATTGCCGACCCAATCAGTGCCAAGCAGATTCAAACCTTGGAAGACAATTGTGCCGCTTTCGGCATTACCCTATTCGGGATGAACGACATCCGGCAGGGGGTAGTCCATGTCATCGGGCCGGAACAGGGGTTCACGTTGCCGGGCATGACAATCGTCTGTGGCGATTCGCACACCTCCACCCATGGCGCCTTCGGTGCGCTGGCCTTCGGAATCGGGACGAGCGAGGTCGAGCATGTGCTGGCCACACAATGCCTGGTGCAGAAGCGCCCGAAAACGATGGAAGTCAGGGTGGAGGGCCGACTCTCCCCGCGCTGCTCCGCCAAAGATGTGATCCTCGCCATCATCGGCAAAATCGGCACGGCCGGCGGTACCGGCTACGTCATCGAGTACACGGGCTCGACCATTCGCAGCCTGAGCATGGAGGGTCGGATGACCCTCTGCAACATGTCCATCGAAGGCGGAGCCCGCGCCGGGATGGTGGCCCCGGATGAGACCACGTTTGCTTACATCAAGGGCCGGCCGATGGCACCCAAGGGCGCCCTCTGGGATCAGGCGGTCGCGGCATGGCGTCGACTCACGACCGACCCCGGCGCCCGTTACGACGCGATCGTGGAGCTGAAGGCCGAGTCTATTGCCCCGCAGGTCACATGGGGGACCAGCCCAGGCATGGTGACGGGTGTGGACGGAACGGTACCTGATCCCCGGACCATGGACGATGCCAAGCTCCGGCAGGCCACCGAACGGGCCCTTGAGTATATGGCGCTGACGCCCGGCATGCCGATTCGCGACATCAAGATCGACCGAGTCTTCATCGGCTCCTGCACCAACTCACGCATCGAAGACCTACGCCTCGCCGCCTCCTTCGCGAAGGGGAAAAAGGTGGCAGGCACGGTCCACGCCATGGTCGTCCCCGGGTCCGGGCTGGTCAAACAACAGGCGGAGCAGGAAGGGCTGGATCGCATTTTCAAGGAATCGGGCTTCGAGTGGCGGGAAGCGGGGTGCAGCATGTGCCTTGCGATGAACGCCGACGTGCTGCAACCGGGCGAACGCTGCGCCTCCACCAGCAACCGCAATTTCGAAGGCCGGCAGGGAGCGGGCGGGCGGACCCATTTGGTCTCCCCTGCCATGGCCGTGGCCGCCGCCATCGAAGGGCACTTCGTAGACATTCGCCATTGGTCCTGA
- a CDS encoding MEKHLA domain-containing protein, protein MHETEEIWSRPSVIEWSQHLLDSYRHWIGRELLPRAGSPAEQACALFLAPFVVVSHGIEADPILNYGSDLALRLWETSWEEFRRTPSRLTAEPVNRAERERLLEQARTRGFVERYRGVRVSSQGRRFLVDQATVWNVIDSAGLQIGQAATFSGWTFLQPAEPRDQGSADRD, encoded by the coding sequence ATGCACGAAACGGAAGAGATCTGGTCTCGGCCGTCGGTCATCGAATGGAGTCAACACTTGCTGGACAGCTACCGCCACTGGATCGGTCGGGAATTGTTGCCGCGGGCGGGATCACCGGCTGAGCAGGCGTGCGCGCTCTTTCTGGCTCCCTTCGTCGTGGTGTCGCACGGGATAGAAGCCGACCCGATTCTCAACTACGGCTCGGACCTTGCGTTGCGCCTGTGGGAGACCAGCTGGGAGGAATTCCGCCGCACCCCCTCGCGTTTGACGGCGGAACCGGTGAACCGGGCGGAACGAGAACGGTTGTTGGAGCAGGCCCGTACGCGGGGGTTTGTCGAGCGCTATCGGGGCGTAAGGGTGTCGAGCCAGGGACGACGTTTTCTGGTCGATCAGGCAACCGTGTGGAACGTGATCGACTCGGCCGGTCTTCAGATCGGGCAGGCCGCGACCTTTTCAGGCTGGACCTTCCTCCAGCCGGCGGAACCGAGGGATCAGGGTTCCGCCGACCGGGACTGA
- a CDS encoding DUF1653 domain-containing protein — MIKPGRYRHYKGQDYEVVGVARHSETEEEFVVYRQLYGEGSLWIRPMEMFLESVPVGGTLIPRFRRLEEGPA, encoded by the coding sequence ATGATCAAACCAGGTCGCTATCGGCACTACAAGGGCCAAGACTACGAGGTTGTCGGCGTGGCTCGCCACTCCGAGACCGAAGAAGAGTTTGTGGTCTATCGGCAGCTCTATGGGGAAGGGAGTCTGTGGATCAGACCGATGGAGATGTTTCTCGAATCAGTCCCGGTCGGCGGAACCCTGATCCCTCGGTTCCGCCGGCTGGAGGAAGGTCCAGCCTGA
- a CDS encoding FAD-dependent oxidoreductase, producing MSRQLDSVPERRHDVVVIGGGSAGYAAARTARDAGADVAIVDEGPLGGLCILRGCMPTKTILRSAEILALMRRAREFGLAPTQVRADLSAIVDRKNRLVQEFAQDRIASLCDSKFTLYESRAEFVSPQEILAGDVRVRAQVFVIATGSEINDVPIPGLQEAGYFTSDTILDLRQLPNSMLVLGGGMVAVEIGQFFARIGTKVTMLQRGPTLLADLDSDIGSALEGAFREEGIEVLTNCTLQGITATPGTKSLQFVREGVVQSRSADALFQALGRRPRLGGLHLEAAEVLVEDGHVAVGPDMRTSQPHIFAVGDVNDLTPIVHLAIQQGEVAGFNATHPQEPPRTIDHRLDVEAVFTDPQVAVVGLSERQCRQRRIPYLVASYPFADHGKAMCLGAAHGFVKLLCDPTRGEVLGAQIVGPEAAELIHELIAVMYFHGTAQDLLRIPHYHPTLAEIVTYPAESILEQMSRP from the coding sequence ATGTCGCGACAACTCGACTCCGTTCCAGAGCGGCGACACGATGTCGTCGTCATCGGCGGTGGGTCGGCCGGCTATGCGGCGGCACGCACCGCCCGTGATGCCGGCGCCGACGTTGCCATCGTCGATGAAGGTCCCTTAGGCGGCCTCTGCATCCTGCGGGGCTGCATGCCGACCAAAACCATCTTGCGATCGGCAGAAATCCTCGCGCTCATGCGGCGCGCGCGCGAATTCGGGCTGGCACCCACCCAGGTCCGCGCCGACCTATCGGCCATCGTCGACCGAAAGAATCGCTTGGTGCAGGAGTTTGCGCAGGACCGTATCGCATCGCTGTGCGATTCAAAGTTCACCCTGTACGAGTCGCGCGCCGAGTTTGTGTCGCCCCAGGAGATACTTGCGGGCGATGTGCGTGTTCGCGCCCAGGTCTTCGTCATTGCCACCGGTTCCGAAATCAACGACGTGCCCATTCCCGGCTTGCAGGAGGCCGGCTATTTCACCAGTGACACGATCCTTGATCTTCGGCAGCTGCCGAACTCCATGCTCGTGTTGGGCGGGGGAATGGTGGCGGTGGAAATCGGACAATTCTTCGCCCGCATCGGGACCAAAGTCACGATGCTGCAGCGTGGTCCCACCCTGTTGGCCGACTTGGATAGCGACATCGGCTCGGCGCTGGAAGGCGCCTTTCGCGAGGAAGGCATCGAAGTCCTGACGAATTGCACCTTGCAGGGCATCACGGCGACGCCCGGGACCAAAAGCCTGCAATTCGTGCGCGAAGGCGTTGTGCAGAGCCGTTCGGCCGACGCCCTCTTCCAGGCGCTAGGGCGCCGGCCTCGTCTTGGAGGGCTGCACCTGGAGGCGGCTGAGGTGCTGGTGGAGGACGGTCATGTCGCCGTCGGGCCTGATATGCGGACCTCCCAACCGCACATTTTCGCCGTCGGCGATGTGAACGACCTGACGCCGATCGTCCATCTGGCCATCCAGCAAGGAGAGGTGGCCGGCTTCAATGCGACGCACCCGCAGGAGCCTCCGCGGACGATCGACCACCGGCTCGACGTGGAAGCGGTGTTCACCGATCCGCAAGTCGCGGTGGTGGGCCTCAGCGAGCGGCAATGTCGGCAACGGCGGATCCCGTACCTGGTGGCTTCCTACCCATTTGCCGATCACGGCAAGGCGATGTGTTTGGGCGCTGCCCATGGGTTCGTCAAACTCCTGTGTGACCCGACGCGCGGCGAAGTGCTCGGGGCGCAGATCGTCGGACCAGAGGCGGCGGAACTGATCCATGAATTGATCGCCGT